The Salmo salar chromosome ssa02, Ssal_v3.1, whole genome shotgun sequence genome segment CTAGAAACACTCTTGATGCAGGTCAAACATTTAACGCTTATTTTATTCTCATGAGGAGCTGTATTCTAATATAAGATGGAAACACAAACACCCTCATTCATACTTGTTCACTGCTGTGGTGAGCAAAACTAATTTCCTTATATTGCAACAAACACATTAAAGCACCCCAAAGCGTAGGGGCATTTTGAATATCATCCAAATTATTGTGCAGTCAACATACAAATCTGCCCACTCTGTAAGCTTAATATCATACAACAAACATTGGAATTAGTCTCTACAGCATTATGCAACTGAATTGACGCCTCTATTATTCACAAACATGTTTTTTATTAAATTACTGATGCAGTCCTCGATACAGATGATACCGTCAACTCAGACCATAACAGAACAAAATGGTCATGCCTGGTCTGGCCAGGTGAATAAGAAGCAAAAGCCATTGCTCTATAGGACTACACCACATGCTCTCAGCCATTTGAGCCTATCTCTACAGCATGTGTATCTCTCAGGTTCCCAGAATCCCAGGCAACTCAGTCCTCTGGTCCTCCATGCGTCCTCCCTGGACACTCAGCAGTAAGGAAAAGAAGTCCTCATCATCCATAGGCCCTGGGGCCACACTGCGCTGCTCCTCCAGtctaccctgggcctgaagtacagagacagtcagaaacacaacatggtttGATGCCTATTTTACACTGGACCTGAGGTACGGAGATGAAACATTACACCTACGTAACATCACATAACATGATGCTTATACCCCATATGACATGATATGTTGTTACACCATACAACATAATACCCAATGCCCATGTTACAGCACATGACATAGCTGTAGGATAATCATTTGACCAGTATTGTTGcagtaaaataatcctgcagcaacagcatTTGAACGTTTATTCCATGATGTTGCatgatcggtggttaggctataAACTGACCAAAATTAAGCTACTTGAAAAgggaaatactgttaatataactgtgTTAGTGCGGGTTTTCCGTTAATTTATGTAAAGCACAAGTCATTGCATTTCCTGGTGTGCAGGAAAATTAAGATCCTTCATCTGTTATGCCAATGTAGCACTGTAACATGATATCAACGTAACACCATATGACATGATGCCTACATGATATTTTGCTTATGACAAGAACAAAATAATGTTTTGGTCAAATTGACATTTGGCAGCTTGGGTGATTACAGTTACTTACTTGCGAGATGAGAATCATATTGTACAAGTCCTCGTTCTGCACTGCAATTGGAGCAGACTTTTTAGGCTTTGTATCTTTTACGCTGCTCCTCTTCTTATTGGCTTTCGGCTTAAGGGGTGGGACGTCATGTAGTTCCACCCGCTGGTCGTCAAGCCGACGGCTTTGGGAAGTAGCCACCAAGTCAAAGAACTCATCTTTCTGCAGCGAGGTCATTGAGGAGAAATGCACTGTTGGGAATGGAAGGGGAGAAAAGAGAGTGGAGACATGCTACATTTAGTGTCCTAGTTCATTTAGTGTCCTAGTTCATTTAGTGTCCTAGTTCATTTAGTGGCCTAGTTCATTTAGTGTCCTAGTTAATCATTCAAGCAATATTATTTCAATATTTTACTAATGTACAGAAGACATCCTAATATCTGTCCCTGCCACAGTTATATGATAGAAGAGCTTCAATGGATGTTAGTACCGTACAGTTATTTACGGCTTTCCCCCTTCTGTCATTTGAAGTGAGTCAGCGTGTCAATGGTGAAACAAGGGAAGCTAATTGCAACAGTTGTTATGTTTACCACAGTCACTTAGTTAGTTATCATTACAGGGAGTTGTTTTCACATTCTATCACCTCTGTGGGCTCTGTGGGCCGGAATGTAGGTGTTGGGTTCAGAATggcaccttctcctccctctgaaCGAGCACCGCTGGTCATTGAGTCGTCTTCCTTCTTGCAGAGTAAAGACCAGGTCATACAGCGCGTCTGGGAAGTAAGGGGTTAACCGTTGAGCCTGGGAAAGACAGGTGGCAGAAAGAGTAGTTATTATCAAGGACTTTAAAATGGGGGGTATCACTACTCATTTCAAACACGCTAGCATTTCCACACCTACAAATTCTGTAACCACAAAATCAACCCCTCATTCTTCCACCACTGGAATGTTGTTTGTTCTTTTTCTATATGTGAAAGAAAACCCAAAAACGGAATTATTGTAATTGTGGGCACAAGGGAAATTGCTGTACTTTTTTAGTGAAAGCAAATGTTATAAACCTGTTTTGGGGCATGCTCTGGGCTCAGCGTATCTTTGGGCAACTGGTCAAAGGGAAGATGTCTATTTGTGCCAACTTGTAATCCTTGTGATGGTTTGTCCGTCTCCAAATCTTGTTctgctgttttgtatttttctgtTTTATCCACCATCGCCATCCCCTCTTTCTTGCCATGTATTTTCGGTCCATCCATTACTAATTCATCCATCCCTTTAATgtgctcaaccccctcctctgtcccagtctctccTTTTGCTTGATTTATAAGGTTATCCTTTTTTCTTTTGTCGCCATCTCCACTTTCAGTGTTGGCTTTTCCAGTCTGTCCATATCTGGCAGTGACATCCTCTTCCGCACTGGAGTCTTCATCGTTGCTCTTGCCTGTTATTGGCTCTATCCCTCCCGCAACATCCCCCTCCTTAATAATGATTAGATCCTCCAAGTGCTCCTCTTCAGCTGTTTCAACTTTGCCCTCTGGGTATTCCATGACAACATCCATTTACGTCTGTCTCAGTGTAAACCTGACAAAAAATTAGATAAGACAAATATATCAACTGATGTTCTATTGTACATTATGAAGATTGTGGAACTGGTTCTAAGAAAATGTATTAGGTAATCAAATAGAGTTGATCAAAATGTTAACTCCCAACAACACATGTAGAAGACTTCTAGCGTGATACAGACTGAACAGCCACCTGTAAGCATAATATGGTATAATCTCAAGAGGGGTGTTTCTGAAAAACCAGGACTGGTTTCCTGCTCACTTCTTCAGGCACTGAATTCCTATCTTGGATTGTACTTGCCCGCCTGCCAATCATTACCTTACCCACCCACACTCTCAATAAGTCTATCGTACCTGTGTTTTCCTGGAGTTCAGTTTCTGATAAACATCATCTTCTTGTGTCCACATTGATTAGGTATGGCATCACTGATTCACATGGCAGTTTTCTTCATGACAACTAATTGCTATCAGTTATGCTTCACATATCACCGTGACGAgctctctctcgctttcgctctctctgcctgcctgtcagcCCTCTAGTCTCTTCCTGTTCCTCTTACCCCAACCCACCCCTATTTATTTGTCCCCTATCACTCTGCATCATGGCATTATGAAATATTGCTGTAAAAAGTGAAGTGGTGCAATGTTATCAAATAGCCTTGTTTTTAACAAAGCCAAAACTCATAATTTGAGATGAACATCAGAAAGGGGGAAATGACTAGGAAGTTTTGCTCTGCTCATGTTGCATTTTCAGCAGAACAGCATACAGTCAGAAACAGCAACATGTTGAAACAGGTACTCTGTTATTCTGACAGGGACTGTGGTTTGGCATACTTCCTGTTGACTTGCAGCTAAAGGAGAAGTAGacaaagtgtgtgagagagagggagagagatatagtcagATGTGAGATGTTGATTATTTTTGGTGAAGTGAGAAAACAGAGGGGAGGGTAATTGTTCATTTGTGTATGATCATATATGACTTGTCTGAACTATTCTGTAGTTCTAAAAAGTGTTCTGCTGTGTATCACCCATTGATGTATGAAACTTTATCACTGTGAATTAATTTGTCAAATCTGTTAATATTATGGAGTGCTTATATTGTCTGTATTGTCCCATGTGGTGAGAGTAGGccacaacacatccaccatgctgacactcaaactcttttgactcatcacatacacagctgctactgcttattatctacccttttgcctagtcactttacccctacctatatgtaaatctacctcaattacctcctaGTACCCCTGCATgtcaactcggtactggtacccagtgtatatagccaagttatcgttactcatggTGTATCTAttcattgtgttattatttttatatttttctctctAAATTGCTGGGAAGGGCACAAAAGTAAGACTTTCACTgttagtctgcacctgttgttcacgaagcatgtgacaaataaaatgtgatgaaTTTTTTATGATTTGATTGGTAAAGACCTGTGACCTTATTATGAATTAtgaccctactaattccacgactggtctatcgacgtcactgcacgaagaggcaaaaacagacttacccccatcgcgacgtcccccaaaggctaacttgctagtcctggtctgctaactgctagtttgcctgccccggtctgccaactgcctGCTTGCTAACCCAGTCTGCtaattgctagcttgtttagccccggcctactaactgttagcatcggcctgctaactgtctgaatcgccgtgtcccagtcagcccaaccaatcactggacccatatgttcacttgcctacgcatgcctctctctaatatcaatatgcctcgtccattactgtcctggttagtgattactgtcttatttcactgtagagcctctagccctgctcaatatgccttaaccaaccatgttgttccacctcctacatatgcgatgacatcacctggtttaaacgtctctagagactatatctctctcatcattactcaatgcctaggtttacctccaatgtactcacaacctaccttacctttgtctgtacactatgccttgaatctatgctatcatgcccagaaacctgctccttttactctctgttccaaacgtgctagacggccagttcgtatagcctttagccgtatccttatcctacttctcctctgttcctctggtgatgtggaggttaatccaggtcctgcagtgccctAGCtctactcccactccccaggtgctctcatttgttgacttctgtaaccgtaaaagccttggtttcatgcatgttaacattagaagcctactcccaaagtttgttttactcactgctttagcacactctgccaacccggatgtcttagccgtgtctgaatcctggcttaggaaaaccaccaaattccctgaaatctccatcgctaacgataacattttccgccaagatagaactgccaaagggggcggtgttgcaatctactgcaaagatagcctgcagagttctgtcctactatccaggtccgtacctaaacaattcgagcttctacttctaaaaattcacctttccagaaacaagtctctcactgttgccgcttgctatagacctccctctgcccccagctgtgccctcgataccatatgtgaattgattgccccccatctatcttctgagctcgtgctactaggtgacctaaacttggacatgcttaacaccccggccatcctacaatctaagcttgatgccctcaatctcacacaaattatcaatgaacctaccaggtacaactccaaatccataaacacgggcaccctcatagatgtcatcctaactaactcgccctccaaatacacctctgctgttttcaatcaagatctcagcgatcactgtctcattgcctgcatccgtaatgggtcggcgaccaaacgaccacccctcatcactgtcaaacgctccctaaaacacttctgcgagcaggcctttctaatcgacctggccggggttacctggaatgacattgacctcatcccgtcagtagatgatgcctggctattctttaaaagtgccttcctcaccatcttaaataagcatgccccactcaaaaaatgttgaactaggaatagatatagtccttggttcactccagacctgtctgcccttgaccagcacaaaaatatcctgtggcgttctgcattagcattgaatagcccccgtgatatgcaacttttcagggaagttagaaacaaatatacacaggcagttagaaaagctaaggctagctttttcaaacagaaatttgcatcctgtagtactaactcaaaaaagttctgggacactgtaaagtccatggagaataagagcacctcctcccagctgcccactgctctgaggctaggaaacactgttaccaccgataaatccacgataattgagaatttcaataagcatttctctacggctggccatgctttccacctggctacccctaccacggtcaactgcccggcaccctccacagcaacccgccaaagcctccaccatttctccttcacccaaatccagatagctgatgttctgaaagagctgcaaaatctggacccatacaaatcagccgggctagacaatctggaccctctctttctaaaattatctgccgaaattgttgcaacccctattactagcctgttcaacctctctttcgtatcgtctgagattccaaaagtttggaaagctgccatggtcatccctctcttcaaagggggtgacactctagacccaaactgctacagacctatatctatcctaccctgtctttctaaggtcttcgaaaaccaagttaacaaacagattaccgaccatttcgaatcccaccgtaccttctccgctatgcaatctggtttcagagctggtcatgggtgcacctcagccacgctcacggtcctaaacgacatcataaccgccatcgataagagacattactgtacagccgtattcatcaacctggccaaggctttcgactctgtcaatcaccacattcttattggcagactcgacagccttggtttctcaaatgattgcctcgcctggtttaccaactacttctctgatagagttcagtgtgtcaaatcggagggcctgttgtccggacctctggcagtctctatgtgtgtgccacagggttcaattctcgggccgactctcttctctgtatacatcaatgatgttgctcttgttgctggtgattctctgatccacctctacgcagacgacaccattctgtatacttctggcccctctttggacactgtgttaactaacctccagacgagcttcaatgccatacaactctccttccgtggcctccaactgctcttaaacgcaggtaaaactaaatgcatgctattcaatcgatcactgcccgcacctgctcgcccgtccagcatcactactctggacggctctgacttagaatacgtggacaactacaaatacctgggtgtctggttagattgtaaactctccttccagactcacattaagcatctccaatccaaaattaaatctagaatcagcttcctatttcgcaacaaagcatccttcactcatgctgccaaacacaccctcgtaaaactgaccatcctaccgatcctcgatagccaccaacactctactcaacaaactggatgcagtctatcacagtgttttgttttgcgacctgtacgctctcgttggttggccctcgcttcatactcgtcgccaaacccactggctacaggttatctacaagtctatgctaggtaaagccccgccttatcgcagctcactggtcaccatagcagcacccactcgtagcatgcgctccagcaggtatatctcactggtcacccccaaagccaattcctcctttggccgcctttccttccagttctctgctgccaatgactggaacgaattgcaaaaacctctgaagctggagactcatatctccctcactagcttcaagcaccagctgtcagagcagctcacagatcactgcacctgtacatagcccatctgtaaacagcccatctatcgacctacctcatccccatactgtatttatttatttatcctgctcctttgcaccccagtatctctagttgcacattcatcttctgcacatctaccattccagtgtttaattgctatattgtaattacttcgccaccatggcctatttattgccttaacttacctaatttgcactcactgtatatagactttttgttttcttttgttctactgtattattgactgtatgttttgtttattccatgtgtaactctgtgttgttgtatgtgtcgaattgctacgctttatcttggccaggttgcagttgcaaatgagaacttgttctcaactagcctacctggttaaataaaggtgaaataaaacattttaagaaATGAAGCTGACGCATTATTAAATTAGCTGACATGAAATCAGAAGATGATCCTCCCCCATCATTGATGCAAATGTTCAATGTATTAGGCTACTTGCAGATCACGttttgtttctctttctctcttacacacacataggcctacacacacaGTTGCCTTATACTTATATCCATCTACCTGATTGTTCAGAAGACTTACTTAGTTTAAAAGTCATAGCTATGAATATCcctagtacagtagcctatggggTCTGTCTGGAGTACAATTCGAATTGTATGAACATTCTTGTTCTTTACTTTTTCTTTGTCAATCGCTAGGGGACTCTAGTGCTGGCCTGCTCTAGTGTTTGAGTTTTGAAGGGTGTATGACTGTGATTACTCGTCCGCGCCACTGTGTGCCGCTCAGGATGTTGCAGCAGCAGCCTCTCACTGGCAACGGGCCCTCTAACGGCCGGGGCCTTGGCCTGAGCTCTCACCCCGGTATGCACCCTCTAAACTCGGTTCATCCATCTTCCCACCACCGCTCCGACGGAGACACGGGCCACGAAGGCGCAGAAAATGGACATGAAAGCCGCAGAGACATTGGTGACATATTGCAACAAATCATGACCATCACCGACCAAAGTTTGGACGAAGCACAAGCAAAGTTAGTCATAATTGTTTCTAACGTATTCAGATTTAGCTACACCTTACTGCAAAGTTGCTCAATGGCCAAGAGTTAGCTAAAGTTTTCagaagtttttttttcttcaacttTGAAGTTTTTTAATAAGCTAGCTAGTTAGACAACGTTGCTCGCAAGCTAACTAGGTTTGTTTCATGATAAAGCCATTTGCACGCCTTATTAAATGGTTATCACTTCTTCCCCTGGCCTATTTACACGCCTGTTGTTATTGTGAAATTTATAAAAACCGAAATAGTTTTTGTGGCTAACTCGATGAAGGGGGTGAATTCTTGCTAAGCTAAAACTAGCCAGTTAGCTACGCTCTATTGCTTTATTGTTAGTTTGCTAACTAGCTAATGTGTTACATGCAAATATAACCGTTAGTAGTATGTGAATAGCAATATATTATAAACGGACTGTGGCCATAATCTTGACATTATCCATTTCATGTTACATTTGTTCTACGAATAAAATGTGAACATATTAGCTACATATTGTagctgctgctagctagctataccATTGCGTAGCTAACGCTAGCATAGCAGGCTGCAGTGAACTCGTCAAAAGGTCATGAACAACAGCCGATGTTTGTTGTTATGAATGTCATctcgttaacgttagctagctatatcaAGCGTGTGAAAGCAGGGAGCTAGCTAACTTAACAAATATTTTGTTGGTGCTAATGGCTCGTTGCTAAATAGCTGGCTAGATAAACTAGATAGAcagctacagtagctagttagctagctaataacaatGATCTTTTTTTTTCAATCGTCAGAAAACACGCATTGAATTGCCATCGAATGAAACCAGCTTTGTTCAGCGTCTTATGCGAGATCAAAGAGAAAACAGGTAAGTTAATTTTCACTAATTGAAACCCTTTGTTTGATTTAAAACTTGTTGCTAATTCGTTTAAAAGTTTCTGGCCATCTGTGACGAAAGCAGATGTTGGCTCCATCATAATAATGAGTTGCGCATGATCCACGCAGTTAGATGACAGTTAGAAAATTCTCTAGCTATTTATAATTTTCAACAAAGATGTATTGTGTATGATGACTTTTCAAATTTTGCCGCAAGATGAGCCTTCCAGTATTTGTTTCATCCACATAGTGCTTCTCCAAGTCTGTACCTCAGAGGGAGAATATTTTAATATACACTGAAcgaaaatgcaacatgtaaagtgttggtttcatgaggtgaaataaaatatccctgaAATTTTCATGCTtttttttgtgcacaaatgtgtttacatccctgttaatgagcatttctcctttgccaagacaatcaatccacctgacaggtgtggcatatcaagaagctgattaaacagcatgatcattacacaggtgcaccttgtgcgggggagaataaaaggccactctaaa includes the following:
- the LOC106581964 gene encoding G-protein-signaling modulator 1 codes for the protein MDVVMEYPEGKVETAEEEHLEDLIIIKEGDVAGGIEPITGKSNDEDSSAEEDVTARYGQTGKANTESGDGDKRKKDNLINQAKGETGTEEGVEHIKGMDELVMDGPKIHGKKEGMAMVDKTEKYKTAEQDLETDKPSQGLQVGTNRHLPFDQLPKDTLSPEHAPKQAQRLTPYFPDALYDLVFTLQEGRRLNDQRCSFRGRRRCHSEPNTYIPAHRAHRVHFSSMTSLQKDEFFDLVATSQSRRLDDQRVELHDVPPLKPKANKKRSSVKDTKPKKSAPIAVQNEDLYNMILISQAQGRLEEQRSVAPGPMDDEDFFSLLLSVQGGRMEDQRTELPGILGT